The genomic stretch GTGGAAGTAAGAAGGGTTCAATGGTCTTTCTCTGACATTTATGCTTTATACGTATTGGCAAAACTCTTCATGAGTTACAGTTTTGTATTTTGGTATTGAATGTGACTTTTCCTTATATCAGATTGATTTGACTGAATCACTGGAAAGCTGGGCTGCAATAAACAGCCACCTCTTAACTGACAATCGGATGCCAGTCAAACCTGTTTGGAGAGACTTCTCCTTCACCCTCAAATACTATTCGGATGCATTCTTTGACTTTGCACACTGGTTTGGGCTCAGTAAAAGAAAATTTGATGTAAGTATCTCCTATTCTTCTTATTTTATATTGATGGTAACCTAAAAATTTTCTGTATTTGTCCACTTGTCTAACTTGTTTTCCTTCCTCAAATTTCTTACCATTAAAGTTGAGAGTGACGTGAGACCACAGTGGATGGAGAGCAAGACAAAATGGATTTGATCCACTAGTTTTTGATGTGGAGTCGGGGTCTGATTCCTCCAGAAAGTTTCTTTATCAACAGACGCATGGTTGTAAACTGCCAGGTGAAGAACCAGCTTACCTCTTAGGACTGCACTATCCTTATAATTGCTGTTTGGTTCAGAGGGTGGACAAGACTGACCAAAAAATTCTGAATGCAATGAAGATTATTTTTGAATATTTTGTgtctatattttaatattttaaatgtaggtgttttGGATTGTAAATATACTGCACTTTACTGTTGTATAAAGGGTCAAATAGTTGCTGCTgcagaataaaatgtttatagACTTTTAAACCAAATAATcagcatttgttttataagtttttatttttatcaaacacaataaatgctcttttacaaaaaacaaaagaaaaccagtGTCTTAATTCAGTACTCAtcagatgaaagaaaaaatgtgtAGTTGCCATGATGTGGCTCACAACGCACTAAGGGATGAGGAGAAGAGCAGATGAAGCGCTGGTGATGGTTTCCACGTATTCCTTATAGTCGCTGCCGTAGTAGTACACCAGCAGGTAGTTGAAGATACCCACAATGCACATCAAGAACAGGAAGAAAAGGATGCGTTTTCCAAACTGGTATCCTGGGGTGCTACGAACAAATGGAGAAAAAGTATTGTTAGACCatgctgctacacacacacacacacacgcacacgctcacataACATATCACTTGTGTTCATTTACCTCTGAGAGGTTTGTCCCATGTATCCAATAAAGTACTTCTGCCTGGCAACAAGGTAGATGATCCCAGCAAAGGCAGCAGGAGCTTCAAATAGAAGATagacagaattaaaaaaaactgaatccGATATTTAACCTCCATGCATTTTCTTGATACTGTATGTCGTCCACTTTGGGTTGAGGGCTTTGTTTCATGATTTGGCACAGACAATTTCCTCCAGTTAAGGGAAGTCTTAATGATACAATGATCAGCTGATGTGACTCACAAAGAATAGTCACACTTTTTGTTTATGGATTTATCTTGTCAGTAAAGTCCATTAAACTGTTGGCAGTGGGCACATGACAACTGAATGGTTCCTTTAATTTTGAAGGATTTTTCACTGCTGTGTATTGAATGAATGTTAATATGCATGTgttgtttgctttttgtttgattgtatttttgtttgttattttctttgtttgattgATATAACATTTCTTTCATGATAAAATGGAAAACTTTATATATCTAACATATTGCACTTCCATTGTAGAACATGGacattcaataaaataaatatatgcaaaaCAAATCCATTGTTGAGCTTCAGAGAGTCTAAGTATCAGATGAAATACAATATAGTAGGTTTTATGAATTCCTCATGTCAATAAATTCTGCTAAGAGCCACCTGTCTTGGCCCATAATTTCTCTTGTTATATAAGGTCCACGAAGAGATGGTTTGCCCAGTTTCGTGGCCTGCACAGTTCTCTGACCTCAACACCTTCGAGATGAATTGGGACTCCAACTATGAGCTGGGCCCGATCGCCTCACATTAATGCCTGAAATATCTAATGCTCATGTGGCTGAATGGGAACAAATCCCTGCAGCCAGATTTTAAAATCTTACTGAAAGCCTTCTCTGAAGCTTGGTGGCTGTTACAGCTGCACATCAATGCACAAAGTTTTGCAATGAGCTGTTTGTGCGTTCCTGTCTCTACGTACGTTTGGCCATGTAGTGTAAATCTTGCTAATTTGATTTTGCTGCttctcaaacaaagaaaaaaatgagaTCCACAGAATGATTCATAGTTTTAAACGTGTGTCCTCAGTTGAAGTGACTTTGTGTTGGTGTAATCTGTACAAAGGACAATAGTGTGTGGTATTCCTTTGTAATAACCGATTAATGATTACCTTGATTGAGACACAGACCGGCACACCACATCACTGCCAGGAAAGTGGGATATGAATCCATGCAATTACGGCTGGAAGGTGCATAAACAAGAGGTGTAATTAGCATTTCAGGAAGTCCCCGGCAATGAGAACCTATGAAGACATCTGCAAACTATTGCAGACAGCGTGGAGACAGATATTTGCTTAAGCCTCTGCTGATAAACAGGTTTGACACTGCATAGCAGAAGTGGCTGTAAAAACAGTGTGTGAGCTGTACAACACAGAGTATCTGTTGAGTGTTCCAAGAGCAGAGTGGAAACGGGAAGCCGTGGAAAATTGAGCCCACTCTCAGTTAGCTCGTGCTGGCTGTTGCAACACATTGCAATAATCATTACAATGTGTTGCAGAGTAATGTCAGAGCCTCAAACCTTTTCCAATATCACGCATGTCACGAGAGTTATCCAAAAAACATCATACCTCAGAACAGCTCTCACCATGTTTACAAGGTACCTTGAGATCAAACCACTGATTTGTgaaactaaatatctttttgGATTTACTGCATACTTTCACCCTTTTATacttctaaaaaaaaacctctaaCAAGAGTTATTACAAAGACCAAACGGTTGCATCACATTGTAGAGGCTAACTTTTGAAATCATCACATAACCTACAAGAGAGGATGTTGCTCAggttttccatttaaaaaacaggaagtgcattGTTGCTCCTGGAATAATAGAGCGATGTGGACCAATAACTGAAATGTTGTGTCAGTTATAACTATTAGGTTTGAATTTCAAGTGTTAGCCTTGTGGTCAAAGCACACCTAAGTGTTATGCATGAAGCATTATAATCTGCAGTACTGCAATTTATTAGTATAGATTACTTTGTTGACTATATTTctgaataattgattaatcaagtGACCTATAACATGTCAGAAATTTCCCAAAGCCCACTTATTCAGAGTATCCGATCAGTTAAGAACACAATCATCCTCAATTTACAGTGATAGAAAACTGTAAATTTGTAAACGTATCAGGTAGTTGAGGAATTGATTGTTTGATTTTTGAAAGGAGGAGTAGTCAGGTGATGTAACTTCACTTGGCAAACGTTTATTTGTCAAGTGGTTTTGCAACATGCCTAAAGATCACATGTTGAGAAACAAGTTTGCCTTTATGTTGGAAATGATTCCttgatgaaaacaaaagatcattttgaaatgtcaaacCCTAAGAGTATtaacagtaataaataaaactaaaataaaacttGAACACAGTGTGATGGTGTGAGTCATCGATTCCCAGAAATCATTCAAATGAGTTCTGGACCAGTTTTCTTCCTCTATATGGGAGTGTTCAGGCAAATGAGGGCTGCCTCTCAATTGAGGTTATATTCAGTGTAATGTAAAACCGCATAGAAAGGTAATGCGTGTTATAGGAGAAAAAAagttcaataaaacaaatcccATTGTTTTACTTGCATATGTTTCATTAGATTAACAGAAGAGCTGAGTGTGAACGGGTACTTACTTGGCACAACACACCCGTTCAAAACCAGATGTGGGGATATTTTGACAGTTGCCCTCCTTCTCTACCTTCAGGGCAAAGAATGCTTCAAACACACAGATCATTAACGTCATCACAACATCACTTTACTGAATAATAAACATCTTTGACTGCTGATTTAGAGTTTGAAAAACTATGATTGATGCTCCTTGCTTCTTCTCACCATTCTGAAGCACGCTGATGAGGGTGACGATGACCAGGAGGTAGATGTGTTCAACCACGACGCTGTACATGATGGCCGTTCAcgatggaggagcaggtggatggagaggctgAGCTTCTGTTTCACGTACAGAAGTGTGTCTTTGCAGTCAGCTTGAAAACATGAACTGATCAAAATAAACCTGATCTGTCTCTGGCATGATGTACTCCCCCATCCCACCTCCATcccgtgtacacacacacacacacacacacacacacacacacacacacacacacacacagacacacacacacacacacacacacgtttgtggTTTCCTCTTTATGTAAATGATGCTCTGGCTTAATACAGAGGGGCATAACAAACCTGTtacttcctctgtgtttttgtgagagattacacacacatgcacatctaTAAATTTGCATTGCAGGGactgtgtatgtttatgttcttTGAGGCTCTTTTATGAGCCTTTAGAAAGACCAATGCATTTGGGAATCtgttcatattatttatttgacaggACAGATATACAAAGTTATTTTTCACAGCAAACATTTTGATGTACTAGAAAAATGCAGatgttgttttcttaattcCACATATGCTCTTCCTTTCATGACAagtcaaaacattttcttcagtaG from Cyclopterus lumpus isolate fCycLum1 chromosome 14, fCycLum1.pri, whole genome shotgun sequence encodes the following:
- the alox5ap gene encoding arachidonate 5-lipoxygenase-activating protein; protein product: MYSVVVEHIYLLVIVTLISVLQNAFFALKVEKEGNCQNIPTSGFERVCCANRNCMDSYPTFLAVMWCAGLCLNQAPAAFAGIIYLVARQKYFIGYMGQTSQSTPGYQFGKRILFFLFLMCIVGIFNYLLVYYYGSDYKEYVETITSASSALLLIP